One Tetrapisispora phaffii CBS 4417 chromosome 3, complete genome DNA segment encodes these proteins:
- the TPHA0C00760 gene encoding M28 family metallopeptidase (ancestral locus Anc_8.332), which translates to MQLKAKEKPFDDSDMEKQNAIPKDKNMPRKSSRSLSILIFVVYFFCLKVLSYSVHYLTTISSPCSDENIFDDNEAYFLEKLNQKNLAGNWSQVYTSIPHLAGQGEVLVNFTISKFEEYGLKVEKESYDVLLNYPVDNGLKLVYDEKVVTFEATLKEDELADDPTTNGDDLVQSFHGYSASGNVTAQYVYANYGTKEDFEMLNKLKVDIKDKIVIVRYGRIFRGLKVKFAQENGASGVLIYSDPGDDFYQEKDGYKAYPEGPARNPSSVQRGSVQFLSQMPGDPTTPGYASIPGVNRKDPYNSIPKIPSLPVSFKEIEPILKKLNGFGVNAKDIKGENWVGGLSEFKYFTGPNPEYTLNLYNKQSYDIRSITNVYGKLEGVLKDKYIIVGNHRDAWIKGGASDPNSGTASMLETIRGLKSLTKAGWKPERTIIFASWDGEEYALLGSTEYGENHGKELMKNCLAYINVDVSVGGTNLQVSASPSLNKVLDSSMARVDYPGADKKTSLFEHFYDTPDKKIGILGSGSDYTVFLEHLGIPSVDLGFESGENDPVYHYHSNYDSYHWMSEVMDPGFKYHKSIAQFLGVIILKLSDQRVIQFGIHDYAVELSGYFTNLVEKIPKHWLSKPLNKRQRCHAKGNAEDEMTVHDLVLKAVDNLSSLIANCYEFDLYAEDLNQQWKQAKRLPIWKRVLLALRIEKVNLKYYYWERLFIVKEGLNNRPWFRHLVFASGRDTGYEGFALPGMKEALDDKDFSEFSKWLQITAKKIELLNKH; encoded by the coding sequence ATGCAGTTGAAGGCTAAAGAGAAGCCATTTGACGATTCAGACATGGAAAAACAAAATGCTATTCCTAAGGATAAAAATATGCCTCGTAAGTCATCCCGTTCATTATCTATTCTTATATTCGTGgtctattttttttgtcttAAAGTCCTTTCATATTCAGTGCACTATTTGACTACAATTAGTTCACCTTGCTctgatgaaaatatttttgacGATAATGAAGCTTACTttttagaaaaattgaatcaGAAAAATCTGGCAGGAAATTGGTCACAAGTGTACACGTCAATACCACACTTGGCAGGTCAAGGCGAGGTACTTGTTAATTTTACTATCTCTAAATTCGAAGAATATGGACTAAAAGTAGAAAAAGAATCCTATGATGTGTTATTAAACTACCCAGTAGATAATGGTTTAAAACTAGTGTATGATGAGAAAGTCGTTACTTTCGAAGCTACAttaaaagaagatgaaTTGGCTGATGATCCTACAACAAATGGTGACGATTTAGTACAATCATTTCACGGATATAGTGCTTCAGGTAATGTTACTGCTCAATATGTTTATGCTAATTATGGTACGAAGGAGGATTTCGAAATgctaaataaattaaaggtCGATATCAAGGATAAAATTGTTATAGTAAGATATGGTAGAATCTTCAGAGGCCTAAAAGTAAAATTTGCTCAGGAGAATGGCGCATCTGGTGTTTTGATCTATTCTGACCCTGGGGACGATTTTTACCAAGAAAAGGATGGTTATAAAGCCTACCCAGAAGGTCCTGCCAGAAATCCATCTTCTGTTCAAAGAGGATCAGTACAATTTTTATCACAAATGCCTGGTGATCCAACAACTCCTGGCTATGCTTCAATTCCTGGTGTCAATCGTAAGGATCCTTATAATTCAATTCCTAAGATTCCAAGTTTACCTGTTTCATTTAAAGAGATAGAACCAATATTAAAGAAGTTAAATGGCTTTGGTGTAAATGCAAAGGACATCAAGGGGGAAAACTGGGTTGGAGGTTTGTCTGAGTTTAAATACTTTACTGGTCCAAACCCTGAATATACACTAAACTTATACAACAAACAATCTTATGATATAAGAAGTATCACTAATGTATACGGTAAATTAGAAGGTGTCttaaaagataaatatattattgtagGTAATCACCGTGATGCATGGATTAAAGGTGGAGCCTCTGACCCAAATAGTGGGACCGCAAGTATGTTAGAAACGATCCGTGGCCTTAAATCTTTAACGAAGGCAGGATGGAAGCCAGAAAGGACAATAATCTTTGCATCTTGGGACGGAGAGGAATATGCATTATTAGGATCAACAGAATATGGAGAGAATCACGGAAAagaattaatgaaaaactGCCTTGCGTATATCAATGTAGACGTTAGTGTAGGTGGTACTAATCTTCAAGTGAGCGCTTCTCCAAGCTTGAATAAAGTGCTAGATTCTTCAATGGCTCGAGTTGATTATCCAGGTGCTGATAAAAAAACGTCGCTGTTTGAGCATTTTTATGATACACCTGATAAGAAGATTGGAATATTAGGAAGTGGATCTGATTATACTGTGTTTTTAGAACATTTGGGTATACCGTCAGTTGACTTAGGTTTTGAAAGCGGGGAAAACGATCCTGTTTACCATTATCATTCCAATTATGATTCTTATCACTGGATGAGCGAGGTTATGGATCCAGGATTTAAGTACCATAAAAGTATCGCCCAATTTTTGGGGGTAATTATTCTAAAACTATCTGACCAAAGAGTTATTCAATTTGGTATACATGATTATGCTGTTGAATTGTCTGGATATTTTACGAATCTTGTTGAGAAAATTCCAAAGCATTGGTTATCCAAGCCACTTAACAAAAGACAACGCTGTCATGCTAAAGGAAACGCTGAAGATGAGATGACTGTACATGATTTAGTGTTAAAAGCAGTGGATAATTTATCATCTTTAATAGCCAACTGCTATGAGTTTGACTTGTACGCGGAAGATCTGAATCAACAGTGGAAACAGGCAAAGAGACTACCAATTTGGAAGAGAGTTTTGTTAGCATTgagaattgaaaaagtgAACCTTAAATATTACTATTGGGAGAGACTATTTATTGTCAAGGAAGGTTTAAACAACAGACCTTGGTTTAGACATCTTGTATTTGCCTCTGGTAGAGATACTGGATATGAAGGGTTCGCCTTACCAGGAATGAAAGAGGCACTTGATGACAAAGATTTTTCTGAATTCTCTAAATGGTTACAGATCACGGCTAAGAAAATTGAACTTCTGAATAAACATTAA
- the SLX4 gene encoding Slx4p (similar to Saccharomyces cerevisiae SLX4 (YLR135W); ancestral locus Anc_8.330) — MDFRTAQRNLELVNQNAEKDDLDDLEANVNTSIEMDEEIIGTQVPLAMFSDDDIDPMDSANSSQHSQVFSQKLASNNEIRFDEVQLQTTDLALDNKNTAMTTKIIDQVKDNLNLELSKGNDSDQNSIIIIPDGLHKAGSDPTDDNMDNLMNNNMNNNMDNNMDKNIDSNMDNNMDSNMDDNMNDDTGDNIGDNRDEIFMNTQIQGRLDDFEKEKLLKSSLKSTLNHFKYPRFDSPSIGNSKENIGELKKSPAKSRQSKLKLQKSNNDKKVSRAERVLKLLSGKHSKVRDIISIQRNIEAKKTKASKTSQNSMKFDIYNEQEWKQITQLIFEAFPKVKEFEMKEVYHYIYGEEQEVASGNMWEASQTPLLSLHEERKGDEYNYDKYIHRLPIYSQPSNVDVVSLSQVMNDKSFSEFKFQSQSDEYVEVQDSTDDEVFEIIPMRSPSKSVINEVETENEMLKFPPILRPPSQKGDQPILDATTLIPNTNFFNGVIDLTQESFKAVNSLISPVKTDYIEATEITQVQVPASRNITLQRENQSNLDLNETHYNTVNLTQDNSITYQFYGDRKKVLDNNFNIELIEKYQIEVGDSEDENNDDLIEPSIIEIKVRPNTPTSSPNKSVKEIITSQSMKKLRENMKTIGLKPLKSKEKMIEALTVASQVFDADDIGLHTQREEVYRHLTLLVKQIPSLLEKIYTFEPVFIEDLVSQLADSSPFVEHIDEVTIREWADKQGICLRKN; from the coding sequence ATGGATTTTAGGACAGCACAAAGAAATTTAGAGTTAGTCAATCAGAATGCAGAGAAGGATGACCTTGATGATTTGGAAGCAAATGTCAATACGAGTATTGAAATggatgaagaaattattgGTACACAAGTACCTTTAGCTATGTTTtctgatgatgatattgatcCCATGGATTCAGCTAATTCTAGCCAACATAGTCAAGTTTTCTCACAAAAACTTGcatcaaataatgaaattagaTTCGATGAGGTCCAATTACAAACGACTGATTTGGCTTTagacaataaaaatacGGCTATGACTACAAAAATTATCGATCAAGTAAAAGATAATTTGAACCTAGAACTTTCCAAAGGGAATGATTCGGATCAGAACAGCATCATAATTATACCTGATGGGCTTCACAAAGCAGGTTCTGATCCCACAGATGACAATATGGATAATCTTATGAATAACAACATGAATAACAATATGGATAACAACATggataaaaatatagataGCAATATGGATAACAATATGGATAGCAATATGGATGATAATATGAATGATGATACGGGTGATAATATAGGTGACAATAGAGATGAAATATTCATGAACACACAAATACAAGGTAGATTAGACGACTttgagaaagaaaaattattgaaatcatcattaaaatcaacTCTTAATCACTTTAAATATCCCAGATTCGATAGCCCATCAATTGgtaattcaaaagaaaatattggtGAATTGAAGAAGTCACCAGCGAAAAGTAGACAAAGTAAACTGAAACTTCAGAAgtcaaataatgataagAAAGTAAGTAGAGCAGAAAGGGTACTTAAACTTCTTTCAGGAAAGCATTCTAAAGTGAGAGATATAATATCGATTCAAAGGAATATTGAAGCAAAGAAAACAAAGGCTTCAAAAACTAGTCAAAATTCTATGAAATTTGACATTTACAATGAACAAGAATGGAAACAAATAACACAACTGATATTTGAAGCGTTTCCCAAAGTTAAAGAGTTCGAAATGAAGGAAgtttatcattatatatacGGTGAAGAACAAGAGGTCGCAAGCGGGAATATGTGGGAAGCATCTCAAACCCCACTTTTAAGTTTACACGAAGAAAGAAAAGGGGATGAATATAACTATGATAAGTATATCCATCGTCTTCCAATATATTCCCAACCAAGCAATGTAGATGTTGTATCACTATCACAAGTTATGAATGATAAAAGCTTTTCCgaatttaaatttcaatcaCAAAGTGATGAATACGTCGAGGTTCAGGATAGTACAGATGATGaagtttttgaaattattccAATGAGATCACCATCAAAAAGTGTAATAAATGAAGTTGAAACCGAAAATGAAATGTTAAAATTTCCACCAATTTTAAGACCACCTTCTCAAAAAGGAGACCAACCAATCTTAGATGCAACTACTTTGATTCCGAATAcgaatttttttaatggtGTTATAGACCTAACTCAAGAATCTTTTAAAGCAGTGAACTCTTTGATTTCTCCTGTTAAAACTGATTATATAGAAGCTACTGAGATAACTCAAGTCCAAGTGCCTGCATCTAGAAACATAACACTGCAGAGAGAAAACCAGAGCAATCTTGATTTGAATGAAACCCATTATAATACTGTAAATCTAACACAAGATAACTCAATAACCTATCAATTTTATGGAGATAGAAAAAAAGTACTTgacaataattttaatattgagCTTATAGAAAAGTATCAAATCGAGGTCGGAGATTCAGAAGATGAgaataatgatgatttaatagAGCCATCGatcattgaaataaaagttAGACCAAATACACCGACTAGCTCACCAAATAAATCAGTGAAAGAAATCATTACCTCTCAATCTATGAAAAAACTTAGAGAAAATATGAAAACTATCGGTTTAAAACCATTAAAAAGCAAAGAGAAAATGATAGAAGCTTTAACAGTTGCATCACAAGTATTTGATGCAGATGATATAGGTCTGCACACCCAAAGAGAAGAAGTATACAGGCATTTAACGTTGTTAGTCAAACAAATTCCAAGTTTACTCGAAAAGATATATACTTTCGAACCCGTTTTTATTGAAGATCTAGTATCACAATTGGCTGATTCTAGTCCATTCGTTGAGCATATCGACGAAGTTACTATAAGGGAGTGGGCAGACAAACAAGGCATCTGTCTTCGTAAAAACTGA